The following DNA comes from Methanothermus fervidus DSM 2088.
CGGAGAAATGATTTTCTTATTTTTTAATTTTCTATTTTAAAAAACAAAAAACTTAATTTAATTCTTCTAATAAGTTATTTGTAAAAATTCTAAAAGAAAAAGGTGAGAAAATGAAAAAAATTTTAATTATTGTAATGATATTGCTTTGTTTATCAAGCCCATTGTATGCAATGTCCAATCTACTAGTGACATTAGGAGAAGCAACAAACTCAAATAAATATTATAAAAGTAAAGTTTTGAGTTATTTTCAATCAAAAATCAATAAAAATATCAAAGATGCTAAAATATGTGTTATAACAGCTTCTGAGGTTAATGAAGTATCAAAAAATATAACAGGTAAAATTTATGCTCCAAGCCAAATATATTCATGTGCATTAGTTGATTTAAGTTACAACCAAGGAATAAAAGTTGAAGTAGATAAAAGTAAAATAAATATTGTTACTCCAGAGATGTATGCAAATGCTTTAGAATCCACAGGAATTGATAAAGGTTATGTAGTAGTTACATCCCCAGTGCCAGCAACTGGTGAATCTGCTTTAGCAGGTGTATTAAAATCTTATGAAGTGGCTGTAGGTGTACCAATACCAGAACCTGCTAAGAAATTATCTGTCGAAGAATTGAATCTTCAAAATAAAATAAGTAATGAAACTAATCAAAGTGGTGAAAAAATAGCAGCATTATTTAAAGAAGTTAAAAATCAAGTTAGAGAACAAAATATTCAAAATCCTGAAGAAGTTAAAACAATAATACGTAATGTAGCAAACAATATGGGTATAAATATTTCACAATCACAAGTAAATAACATGTCAAATTTAATTACAGAGTCACAAAAATTACAGAATACTTTACAAAATTTTAAACAAAAATTAAATGAAATCGCTGGGACACAAGGCTCAGGAATATTAGACCAAATATACAAGTTATTACAGGAATTTGTAAACATAATTCAAAATATATTCAACTCTTTGCAGAATATGGGGAGATAACAAATGATTATCGCCCAAAATAATTTACAATTTATATTAGAAGTGGCAATTTTAGTGCATTTAGGAATTCTTTTTTTATTTAATCTTTTAAATGTGTCCTTGAGATTGGCATTATCACTAAGTTTATTATTGACAATGTTTCTTTCTTTAATATTCAGTTTAGACACATTATGTTTATTTTTACCATTTGTTTCACATCAAGAATTTACACATGCATTTGGTCCACTTTCAATTTTGGGTTGGGTAACACTCACATCTGGAATACAAATTTTAAGGGAAAGAGGTGTAACTTCCCCATCTTTATCAAAGATCAATATTTTATTATTTTTCATAATATTGATTGCCGGGGGAATTATGCATAGATCTTTCTTGTTAATGTGGCTATTAGGTGTTGGCATTGGATATTATTTAATTTCAAAATGTTATAAAACAAAAACTAAAATAAAATTTAAAACTATTTCTTATTTTGTGGTAATTGCTCTTACTTCATTTACAGTATTAGAAATTTTGTCTAGAATA
Coding sequences within:
- a CDS encoding protein of unknown function DUF1002 (COGs: COG4086 secreted protein~InterPro IPR009343~KEGG: mth:MTH1038 hypothetical protein~PFAM: protein of unknown function DUF1002~SPTR: O27117 Conserved protein~PFAM: Protein of unknown function (DUF1002)) — its product is MKKILIIVMILLCLSSPLYAMSNLLVTLGEATNSNKYYKSKVLSYFQSKINKNIKDAKICVITASEVNEVSKNITGKIYAPSQIYSCALVDLSYNQGIKVEVDKSKINIVTPEMYANALESTGIDKGYVVVTSPVPATGESALAGVLKSYEVAVGVPIPEPAKKLSVEELNLQNKISNETNQSGEKIAALFKEVKNQVREQNIQNPEEVKTIIRNVANNMGINISQSQVNNMSNLITESQKLQNTLQNFKQKLNEIAGTQGSGILDQIYKLLQEFVNIIQNIFNSLQNMGR